DNA sequence from the Methanolobus psychrophilus R15 genome:
AACAAAATTCTGCGAGTGGTATTTTCATTATGAGTGTATTGAAGTTATTACTTATTCTGGAATTGAAAGTTTTTCCTCTTGTGATTCAGGAGAAAAATAAAGAACTTCCACGAGGCGTGCAGTGTGCTACACCGCTACTATTCGAAGCGAGCCACTTGAGTCCTGTATGCTCCTTATTCTGGCATGAGGATTTCGGTAACTCCAGTTCCTTTTTTGAACATCGTACGCCGATTTAGAACAACGATGACCACTGCCGTGAGAGCGATAAGGAGGCTATCCCAGGGTTGAGCATCGGGAAAGATGGGATTCATTATTTGAAAGTGGTACAGGTAAGCTATCAGCAGACTGCCGCGAGCGCTGTTGAACATGGGAGTAAGGATGACGGAGAGGGCGATAACACCGCCAAAGTATGGCACGGCTGACCACGCTTCATATTGAAGTCCGCTAATATAGAAAGCAGGGATGTGCCAGGCTGCCCAGATGATGCCCAAGATCAAACCCGCCCAGAAGGGGGAATATTTGCGCTGCAGTAGAGGCAAGGCGACTCCCCGCCATCCGAATTCCTCGTTCGTACCCAAGAGGAAAAAGGAAAGCGCCAGAGCTGAAAATACCTGATACCAGGGGGAAAAGGGAAAAGGATCGCTGATGGTTCCTTTCAGTGCGGCGCCAAGGTAAATAGTGGCAGGAAAGCCCACGAGCAAGTACAACCACCACTTCCGAGGCATCCGCCATAAGGTCAATCGTCGAAAGAAGCTACCCAACCCTTTCAATCCGTAATATCGCCAGACCAGAATTATGCCAACAATACCAGGCGAATAAACCGCAAGGAGAAATACGGGAGTGCTAAATGATACGAAAATCAGCACTGCAGCGAGACCCCAAGTCAGGGTGAAGGTAAGTATGAGGAAAGGAACAAGCGTTTTTACTGTCATACCTTGAGTTTTCGGTTTTGTTTGCATCATAACCTCCCCTTATATTCTTTTTCTATCGTATAGCAAGTATTTAGGTAGCACACTTGGCGGATAAATAAAATCTTATATAGGACACGTTTATGCCACATATTGTACTTGTTTCTCGTATAATATACCGTTTTTATGACATAATTATTTTTTGATTTTATTTTTTTTACTCA
Encoded proteins:
- a CDS encoding abortive infection protein → MQTKPKTQGMTVKTLVPFLILTFTLTWGLAAVLIFVSFSTPVFLLAVYSPGIVGIILVWRYYGLKGLGSFFRRLTLWRMPRKWWLYLLVGFPATIYLGAALKGTISDPFPFSPWYQVFSALALSFFLLGTNEEFGWRGVALPLLQRKYSPFWAGLILGIIWAAWHIPAFYISGLQYEAWSAVPYFGGVIALSVILTPMFNSARGSLLIAYLYHFQIMNPIFPDAQPWDSLLIALTAVVIVVLNRRTMFKKGTGVTEILMPE